In Leucoraja erinacea ecotype New England chromosome 9, Leri_hhj_1, whole genome shotgun sequence, the genomic window ATTGTTGTTTGTGAAACTTTGATGTGCGCAAACCGGCTGTGGTGGAGTCAGAGTTGTCGAGCAGtacagtgtaaaaacaggcccttcagtccatatgCCAGCCATCATGTCTATCTTTACTAATCCCAATTAACTGCATTCATTCTGCATCCCACTATGGATCATTCAACTTCATGTCCAAGTGTTTCTTAAAAGCCGCTGCTGCTCCaccccacctctggcagctcacagaTCTTACACAGTAACATTCACAAAATTGTTTAATGGGTTAAAAAGCAGGTCCTGATATATTGAAGCCACTAAATACGCTGCAGAATTGCAAACTCACACTGTGATCAATGCTGCATTTCATTAATACATGCAGCAATTTGTTGGAAGTTGCTTACTCATCTACAACATCTAGCCCCTCCAACGCTTTGCAGTCTGCCACAGAAACTTCCCACCCCTGTCCCCATCCAATGAGTGTGCACTGGACAAGGTCTGCTGCAGTTATTTGTGTTATAATGTAGAGAGTGACCCTACCGATTTGTCCAGCGGAACCTGTGCGAGGGAGCCTGTTCCCTGATAGAGATCCACACTCAGCTGCTCCAGGCTCAACTTCTCCTCCAGAAAGTGGTCCAGGTATCGGTGCAGCAGGTACCTGCATGCCCGCTTCTTAATCGACTCAGAGAACGGCCAAGGCATCTTGATTTCAACCCATAAACACTAGACGCCCTGTCAGAATCACCCCGGTCCCAGTAAATAAAACCCGCTGGCCCTAATAGAAGACTTgtactctttctctctttcctctccacaTGCTTTTAAAAACAAATACATGCACTTTCATTCTTACTTTAAGGGTCACCAAATCCCCCTGCTTCACCACTGCTGCTTTTCCTACACCCACAGGACTGTTATCTCCTTTATTCTGGATCCCTCAACAGTTATCCTCTCACCCTCTGACATTAGCTCATCCTCATCTCACATATTAACTTTCTTTACTCTTTCATTCTAACAATATGCCTGGTGATTTATTCAAGAATATGCCAACTGCCTTTGCCCCTCAATATTTATCCCTTTCCCTTTATGTTAAGTTAGTTTAACCCCTGAATCATCACCCTTGTATCTCCATCTAGATGCACAATTTGTCCTCCGCCGCGGCTTCTCCTCGGAGTTTACTCGCTCTCCCTCCACATTTACCTCAGaggatctcccccctcccctcaggatCCAGCCCCTCTCAGCCTCAGCCGTCCACCCGCTGCGTTTACCGCGTCTTACAATGCCGGCTATAGACCTGCCGCCTCTGTCCAGCAACCCCGGGTCGCTGTCAGCgcttgggggagagagggagagcggcgATCATGGAGGCCGGGCCTCGGTCAGCGGCCTGTGTTTACACCGACCGGCCTGCCTGCCTCACGGCTCACGTCGCCCCAGCGCGTCATCATGTTGACAGCACGCCGCCATCTTTCATCTTCCGTCTGCCCATCACAAAGATGGCGGGCAAGCGCGGTCATCCCCCATGACGCGCTCTGCTTGCCCATCACAAAGATAGCGGGCGGGCAAGCGCGATAATTTCCCCATGACGCGCTCTGCCTTCCCCTCACAAAGATGGCTGGCGAGGTAGTCGCCCCATGATGACGCGCTCTGTCTGCCATTCACAAAGATGGCGCCGGTAGCTCGCGCAAGCCTTTGAACGGATTTGAACGTAAGTGCGCGGGCCGCGGGCTTCCCGCCTCAGTCGTGGCCGGTAACGGCGACCGCGCTGAGCTGAGGTAAATGACACACCCGCATGTCCTGGCTTCAATAGCAGGGCCTCAGGCCGGCTCACTGCCTTCCCCCAGCCGGGTAGAGCCGTGTCCGGCCCTCGGGCAGGCTGCGGCCGGTAGCCGGGAGGGAGCGGGTTGAGGGAGAATAACGGCCGGTCCACAGGGTGGAGGATTTTAGACAGCGGTCCCCTGGGCGAGGGTGTGGTGGGTGACAGCGGGTCCCCTGGGTGAGGGCCAGACCCGGGGTGTGGAGGGACAATGGCTGGACCCCCGCCAGgtcaaattccatttggaatattttggaggaccaggaaaccaagaagaagaagaccccagggtgggggtgtggtgggtgaCAGCCGGTCCccagggtgtgggtgtggtgggtgaCAGCCGGTCCccagggtgtggggtgtgggtgtggtgggtgaCAGCCGGTCCCcagggtgggggtgtggtgggtgaCAGCCGGTCCCCAGGGTGGGGGTGTGAGTGGGTGACAGCCGGTCCccagggtgtgggtgtggtgggtgaCAGCCGGTCCCCGGGGTGGGGGGTGTCCACATATGACGGTACCTGCTTCCACCAGCCGCTCAGATACTGTGGTCCAAGTTTGTCATttggacaatttatatttttagtttagtttagcgagacagtacggaaacaggcccttcggcccacagagtccacgctggccatcgatccctgcacattaacaaaacctgcacacttgggacaatttacaattatgccaacctacaaacctgtacgtctttggagtgtgcgaggaaacctgaggtcttggtgaaaacccacgcggtcacaggtagaatgtgcaaataccgtacagacatcacccctagtcaggatcgaacctgaagctatggcgctctgaggcagcaactctaccgttgtgccagtGTGGCGCTTTGGGATGCCAGCTATTCTCTGACTTCCTAATTCAATATGGGTGCTACACAGTTTTTCTTGCGTAATAGTGGAGTTCAGCACAACTGgcaaaagaaaggcacaaaaagctggagtaactcagcgggtcaggcagcattaggtcatgagtgataggaacatagaaaataggtgcaggaggacgccattcgacccttcgagccagcaccgccattcattgtgatcatggctgatcatccacaatcagtaacccgtgccaaccttttccccataccccctTCATTCCGCTagtcccaagagctctatctaactcttaaattcatcctgtgaattggcctctactgccttctgtggcagaattccacaaattcgcaactctctgggtgaatttattTTTTTTCATATCCCAGTTTTAAAtattctcccctttattcttagactgtacccactggttctggactcccccaacattgggggaaaaattcctgcatctagcttgtctagtccttttataattttatatgtttctataagatagcctctcatccagtaaatacaagcccagtctttccaatctttcctcatatgacagtcccgccgtggggggattaaccttgtgaacctatgctgcactccctcaatagcaaggatgtccttcctcaaattaggccattcggcccatcaagtctactccgttattcaatcatggctgatctatctctccctcctaaccccattctcttgccttctgcccataacccatgacacccgtaccaatcaagaatgtatctctgctttaaaatgttcaattgacttggcctccacagccttctgtggtaaagaattccacagattcaccaccctctgactaaagaaattcctctcctAAAgcaacgtcctttcattctgaggctatgacctctagtcttagactctccctctagtggaaacatcctctccacatccactctatgcaagcctttcactattcggtatgtttcaattaagtcccccgtccccgtcccccatctcatttttctaaactccagcaaatacaggcccagtatcatcaaacgctcatcataagttaactcactcgttcctgggatcattcttgtaaacatcttGTAAGCATCTCttgtgaaaaggaatgggtgacgttttgggttgagacccttcttcagacagtcagaggaaagggaaatgagagacatacACTGTTATTTTGAGAGATATTGAATAAATTATTAAAGAAAGGACTGCTTCACAAAGCCGGGTTTAATGTAAAAGTTCAGCACTGAGACATTTTTATTTGAATCCACCAATTGAATTAATActgactcgaagggctaaatggcctacttctgcacctattgtctattgaagcagtGTTTGATtcttttgggggaaaaaaggtagTCGATCAAATTGGTTTCTCCCCACATTTGCCCTTGATACATCAACCCTTCTGCATGATTTACCATACATGATCCACAGTGGATTATTACACATGAGAAGCTGTTTCCTGGGAATATGGATTGCATTCCAAGGGAAACTATTCATTGGTATGTTTAATTTTGAAATTATTGCACTTGCATTTGCTTTACAGTCTCATCACACGGATCACGAACCAGGATATGGACGGTGATGCCCATGTGCTGAACGAGTCAATGTTTCATAATTTCAGCAAGTTTGAAGATTGGGAAGAGAGTGACTTGGAAGGGGCAGACCTGAAGGATATGAAAGTGGAAGCTGAGGCAGTGGTTAATGATGTCAACTTTGCTGTTAACCACATGGCTGTCTCAAACATGCTTCCAATCAGAGAGGACGTTGCCTACATTAACGTGGAAACAAAAGAAAGAAACCGATACTGCCTTGAACTGACCGAAGCAGGACTCCGGGTGAGAGTAGCTACTGACCAACTCCAGGGCCCAATAAAACATCATCACCTGAGCAAAGATttgttgctgttattaacccCCACCCCATGCCATCCCTTGCGCCAGTGACACAATATTTTGCCTTGTAAATGTTCATAAAGGATCATTACGGTTGAGCTTGGTGTGGGAGATTTGTATTGTGAAATTATATCAGTTTTCCTCCATAGACTGTCAGAGTGTGCTGCGCAGTCATCAGTATCTCCAGACTCATGCAACTCCCTGGTTTGTCAAACCCTGACTGCTGTTGCCCTAAATCAAACCAAGTGCTATTCACCCTTCACCTACTGGGCTTactcatgttcggcatggacatggtgggccaaagtgcctgctcTATGTTCTTACTGCTATGACATTgggaagatcatctttatttcCTTCCCTCTACCTCATCCCTGCCCCTATTGAACCGCTTAGCTCTAGAGCCCCTCTGAGATCAATGGACACTTCCAGTGCTGTTGTCTATCTCTATAATGTATTGCTTGGTCAATATTGCAAAGCCATCCCTTTTGCATCCCCTGCCCCTTAGATGAAATTTCAAATCAATGATTTTGTTGTAAATCATGTTATATTTCTTACTTGGCCATTGCCTCTCCATGTAATGCCTTTCAATGTAATTCTCAATTGATCCCAGCCACCCTGCCCCATATCTATTTTCCTTCATTTATAATTTTAAGTCCCTTGCTTCAGATTGTACAACACCATTTTCAAAGCAGGTGTAAGATTATAATAGGTGGTGATGCTTAGGGGCTTGCTGTTTTATCCTGAGAGTTTTTGTGGCATTGGTGTTTAGAAGATGTGTGTGACACATGTCCTACATTATCCAGCACCAACTGGGTGGGTGGGTGGCTTCGGGGGTGATGTTACTTTGGGACAGACTTGTCACTGACCTGCTTTTTGTTTTCCAGGTGGTAGCCTATGGCTTTGACCAGGTGGATGAGTCATTGTCGACGCAATACCACGAGACCATATACTCCCTATTAGACTCGCTCAGCCCTGCATATCGGGATGCCTTTGGGAACGCACTTCTCCAGAGACTGGAAGCATTAAAAAAGTTACAGCAGTAAAAAGCCCGGACAGTCTGACAACCCATCTCTCAATATGTTTTCTTCAAATGCACTAACTTTATGATCCAAGTTTAGGCTGCATGTACCTTACAGAGCATTAACAGACGGTTTGTTCTCCGTTTCATTCTCGTGCAGTGTTACGGTTAGTTTCTTCCAGTATTCCCCCTTTGGTTCTACTCCCCACAAACGGAGAAAGGGTTTTCAAGTTATCCTGTTGAGATAGAGCTAGAAATGGAACAGATCAGTTGTGATTCCTATGGGCTTATTCATGCACTGCAAGATAAAACGGGGCAGTGGGGATTCTTAAAGGTTCGGGATGGAAGTGAAGCCAGTGATCAGTATTCGGTTCATGCCCAAGCACATGGTAGACTTTCCCATCTCACAGCTTCTTGTTAATTTAGTTTCAATATACATGCTGTCTTGAGCTGTTCACTTGTTAATGTAACAAATATTTCTTTACTCTGTACGCCAAAAACGTAAGCAAATATAAAGCAGATTCCAAAGTGAGAAAATTCCACTGTTCAactgttagtgtttaaaaatgaacaaataaaatattttggcCACAGCCTTGCTGTTTTGTGCTGAATCTAGATTAACCAAAGATCAAAGCatgctgtgtaggaaagaactgcagatgctggtttaaatccaaggtagacaaactgctggagtaactcagcaggacaggcagcatctctggagagaaggaatgggtgctgtttcaggtcgagacccttcttcagactgattggtgtTGGTCCTCTTGCCTCATAGTTGTCCtcaagagtgaagaagggtcctgacccgaaatgtcatctatccattccctccacagatgccccctgtcctgctgagttcctcctgcgctttgtgttttgctcaagattccagcatctgcagtttcttatgtctcttGGCCTTGCAGTTTTTTCTCCGCACTTTCTCCGTAGCTGTGCTGCTATATCCTGTACTGGAGTGTTACAGTGTGCTCTCTGCAGACGGCAGTGAATATTGTGATCTGGTATagtgccctctgtggctgggGGAAGGTTGCAATACGAGGCTGCAACCTGATTCTTTTACACTACCTGATATACTCGTGATTTGCTCGGATAGGTCTCAAAACAAGTTCtttcactgcagatactggataacacacacaacaagtaactcagacagcatctctggatccagtctgaagacgggtctcgacccgaaacgtcacccactccttctctctagagatgctgcctgtcccgctgatttactccagctttttgtgcctatctttggtttaaaccagcatctgcagttccttcttacacatggatAAGTAATATttggggttgaaacccttctttggactgacttTGGGGCGGGGGGGGCAAGACAATGTGATAATCAAAACAATGTCTTTGGGTCTCGTGCCCTTTCTGCACCAGACAAAAATATCTGCCTCGTGTCTTTTGCCAAGGATCGACTGAAAGGGACCAAGTGACCTTAACTCTGAGGAGCCAATACTCAGCTGGATATTCCCAACATTGTGCAGATTTGAAAACATCTCTCCATTCTGGGGGCCAAAGGATGGAGGCGCTATATGTAATCATAATTAATTAGCcaactatgttttgcaacatacaaagaatttgattttgccatacagtcataccaaaaaaagcaacaaaacacacaactacataaacatttacataaacatccaccacagcatctcCACCACATTCCCCATTGTGATGGGAGGCCATAAAGTCTTATctccttttctcccgtggtcagggctttcgaaccatctgcagtttgggcgattgaagctcctgcgTAGGGGCGATTGAGGCTCCCCGCGATCGGGACGGTCTAAGCTCCTGTGGCTGGGAGCACCcgggtccctaaccagggaccaccagctccgcgatgttaaatccacaggctcccgtggttggagctcccgaggcCGAtgcccagcaagaggccgccagctccacgatgttaggccgcagtgcgcagggagatacaatgcggaaaaatgttgcatctccatcgaggaaagagataaaagttTCCCCGACCTCCAACATAAAGGTACACTAAAACATAactttaacaacagactaaaaacaacaaaactcCGTTGGCAGAGGCAGCCATTGTTCGGCGCCACCTGCTGGTATATCTCCTATGACATGTAACATTTAAATCAATATCTCTTCCCTTACCTCCATCTAGGGACCCCAGCAAtccctccaggtgagacagaggttcacatataCCTCCTCTAACCTCTGCATCCGGTGTACCTCGCGAGACCAAGTGTACACTTGGTGATCATTTTGCCGAACACGTGCACTTCCTGGTTGCTAACAATTTTAACATCTCTggccattcccacacagacctttctgtcctgagcaaCCTCCATTGAAAGAGTGAGCCTgcatgcaaactagaggaacagcacttcatagtctacttgggtatggctgccctgcctgcagctgctTGACCTTTCAaccttttttaattttagtgtgttagtgtgttttgttttggagggcttctagtctttttatgtggggtgggggaggggaagggggaaactttttcctctgtccctacctggtcagagatgcggctttcctccgagccgcatctttgccccctcttcgcggcctaccaactggactggagcggcgtttccttccgggaccggccagaatcccatcttcggcggcggcgcagcgctgaagcaccatcgtggagtgggcgatgccttaccgagggtcgctgtgtggtaagctccggagtgctgagaccgccgactcctacatcgtggagctgtggtcgcggagcttccaggccgcgctggtcggagctccaacacgggcgatctcggcgaaagatcccaggctccgcggtgttcagAGTCaatgccagtgttggagctctgaccagcgcggcctgtggacttcgggagccgcggtctcgggtaggaagcggccgttcaagacactccaagccgctgagagtgttcttccgacgccggagctccatcatccggcgagagggcctgaaacatcgggccccgtcgcggcgactgcggaggcctcaataggcccgaccatggatGGACacgaggaagaggactgaactttgttgccttccctcacagtgggaaccattgtgggaggaTGCTTTTATGTTCAAtggtaaattctttaatgttgtattttatttgtattggtgtgctgcaaatggcaactcaaatttgactacaccaattggtgtacatgacaataaatgtcctttgtcctttgggtagcttacaacccaatggtatgaacattgaagtctccaattttaggtaaacctctaataacacccccctcccctttctttccccaCACCCACTTCTCCCTCTTCTGTGCCCCATCTGCACTCGCACCTATTCTCCAAAAGACAGAGGAACAGAAttagtcattcaatcatggctaatctatttttcactcttaaccccattctcctccccatcttcttcttcttgtgaatcaaacata contains:
- the gskip gene encoding GSK3-beta interaction protein is translated as MEAGPRSAACVYTDRPACLTAHVAPARHHVDSTPPSFIFRLPITKMAGKRGRALSAIHKDGAGSSRKPLNGFERKCAGRGLPASVVAGNGDRAELSLITRITNQDMDGDAHVLNESMFHNFSKFEDWEESDLEGADLKDMKVEAEAVVNDVNFAVNHMAVSNMLPIREDVAYINVETKERNRYCLELTEAGLRVVAYGFDQVDESLSTQYHETIYSLLDSLSPAYRDAFGNALLQRLEALKKLQQ